The Vicia villosa cultivar HV-30 ecotype Madison, WI linkage group LG1, Vvil1.0, whole genome shotgun sequence genome includes a region encoding these proteins:
- the LOC131613404 gene encoding isoliquiritigenin 2'-O-methyltransferase, which produces MGDTNFSNEEDNKISVFSDEIETEDSACLSAMVLTTNLVYPAVLNAAIHLNLFEIISNSSPPGAFISPSQIASQLPSSAQHSDLPNRLDRMLRLLTSYSLLTSSTRTADNGSTERVYGLSSVGKHLVPDESRGYLASFTTFLCYPALLQVWMNFKEAVVDEDIDLFKKVHGVTKYEYMGKDKKMNQIFNKSMVDVCATEMKRMLEIYSGFDGISTLVDVGGGSGQNLKMIISKYPSIKGINFDLPQVIENAEPIPGIQHVGGDMFQSVPQGDAIILKAVCHNWSDEKCIQFLTKCHKALSPNGKVIIVEFILPEEPTSTLESKLVSTIDNLMFITVGGRERTEKQYENLGKLSGFSKFQVACRAFSCLGVMEFYK; this is translated from the exons ATGGGAGATACCAACTTTAGTAATGAGGAAGATAACAAAATTAGTGTTTTTTCTGATGAAATAGAAACAGAAGACAGTGCTTGTCTTTCAGCAATGGTACTTACCACTAATCTTGTTTATCCTGCTGTCTTAAATGCTGCTATTCATCTCAACTTGTTTGAGATCATTTCTAACTCATCACCACCTGGTGCTTTCATCTCACCTTCACAAATTGCTTCTCAACTCCCATCGTCTGCTCAACACTCCGACTTGCCTAATAGGCTCGACCGCATGTTGCGCTTGCTCACTAGTTATTCCCTTCTCACTTCCTCTACTCGAACAGCTGACAACGGTAGCACCGAGAGAGTTTATGGACTCTCGTCGGTCGGAAAACACCTTGTCCCTGATGAAAGTAGAGGCTACTTGGCTTCATTCACTACATTTCTATGTTATCCAGCATTGTTACAAGTTTG GATGAATTTTAAGGAAGCAGTGGTTGATGAAGACATAGATTTGTTCAAGAAAGTGCATGGAGTGACAAAGTATGAATACATGGGAAAAGATAAGAAAATGAACCAAATATTCAACAAGTCAATGGTTGATGTATGTGCAACAGAgatgaaaagaatgcttgaaataTACAGTGGATTTGATGGAATATCAACACTGGTTGATGTGGGAGGTGGAAGTGGACAAAATCTGAAAATGATAATATCGAAATATCCATCAAtaaagggaattaattttgatctGCCACAGGTAATTGAAAATGCAGAACCAATTCCAGGTATTCAGCATGTTGGAGGAGATATGTTTCAAAGTGTTCCACAAGGTGATGCCATCATACTAAAGGCTGTATGTCATAATTGGTCTGATGAAAAATGCATTCAATTTTTAACCAAATGTCACAAAGCATTGTCACCAAATGGAAAAGTCATTATTGTGGAATTCATATTGCCAGAAGAACCAACCTCAACTCTAGAGTCAAAACTTGTTTCAACTATTGACAATCTCATGTTTATCACTGTTGGTGGAAGGGAAAGAACTGAGAAACAGTATGAGAATTTGGGAAAACTATCTGGATTTTCTAAATTCCAAGTTGCTTGCCGTGCATTCTCATGTTTAGGAGTCATGGAATTTTACAAATGA
- the LOC131643695 gene encoding cypmaclein-like isoform X4, which produces MAFTKNTLILALLCFILIQELEIYTGNQHMVAAAGQIDCNDKCNYRCSKASREKICLRACSDCCRICNCVPPGTAGNRDLCPCYASITTHDGKLKCP; this is translated from the exons ATGGCCTTCACCAAAAACACATTAATCTTGGCACTTCTCTGCTTTATCCTTATACAAGAG TTGGAGATCTATACTGGAAATCAACACATGGTTGCTGCTGCTGGACAGATAG ATTGTAATGATAAGTGCAATTATAGATGCAGCAAAGCTTCAAGGGAAAAGATATGTTTGAGAGCATGCAGTGATTGTTGTAGAATATGCAACTGTGTTCCACCAGGCACAGCTGGGAATAGAGATTTGTGTCCTTGCTATGCATCCATCACCACACATGATGGAAAGCTCAAGTGTCCATAG
- the LOC131643696 gene encoding uncharacterized protein LOC131643696, with the protein MAQQRQSGTERLGVRLGSHDLHITNGSGDHVAVGIRGGVSHKQLRLRRSARSDRVAHFSVVAILVFLFIVLAVTFLAFSYISKEEISNNGGDTDDIKGDSDFLTNVPRIQKKVLDFGHSSEGHGRDSRYWDKDDRRRDGDYDEDMKEQISRDLGDVNTENDVPGKTNHDIKFSQDGSHMGVKRKGDGLYNEAGRHELKRYEAEYEASLKNGRHSAEGDGKLSQNVDMEKKNVVDDIDDDYDDFFDSNTPSLDTEVQKESHESLNGGNNDDIASEEDIDGESSNNKKISGGGKINSRPATIINEKTNKKSRTETKRKGKRRRYSGSCEMKLLNSTSLLVEPLESRKFARFSLQYVEKEEKPLELEQWTPKFAGHQSLEERENSFLARDQNIKCGFVKGPEGSPSTGFDMSEDDESYISRCHIAVISCIFGNSDRLRIPATKTITRLSRKNVCFVMFTDEVTVKTLSSEGHAPDRMGFIGFWKLVIVKNLPYDDMRRVGKIPKLLAHRLFPFARYSIWLDSKLRLQLDPLLILEYFLWRKGYEFAISNHYDRHCMWEEVAQNKKLNKYNHTVIDQQFAFYRADGLQRFNASDPNKLLPSNVPEGSFIIRAHTPMSNLFNCLWFNEVERFTPRDQLSFAYTYQKLRRMNPDKPFHLNMFKDCERRHMAKLFHHRMDEKRNTHEKATE; encoded by the exons ATGGCTCAGCAGAGGCAATCGGGAACGGAGAGGCTTGGGGTGAGGTTAGGGTCTCACGATCTACACATTACCAACGGCTCCGGTGATCATGTTGCCGTCGGGATTCGCGGCGGTGTTAGTCATAAGCAGTTACGGCTCCGGAGATCGGCGCGATCAGATAGAGTTGCTCATTTCTCGGTGGTTGCGATTTTGGTTTTCCTCTTTATCGTACTTGCTGTTACTTTTCTGGCGTTTTCTTACATTTCTAAAGAAG AAATAAGTAACAATGGCGGTGATACGGATGATATAAAAGGCGATTCTGATTTTCTTACGAATGTACCAAGGATACAgaagaaagttcttgatttcGGGCATAGCTCTGAGGGACATGGAAGGGATTCGAGATATTGGGATAAGGATGATAGGAGAAGGGATGGTGATTATGATGAGGATATGAAGGAGCAGATAAGTAGGGATCTCGGAGATGTTAATACTGAAAATGATGTTCCTGGAAAGACGAATCATGATATTAAGTTTTCTCAAGATGGTTCTCATATGGGTGTAAAGCGAAAAGGTGATGGGTTGTATAATGAGGCGGGACGTCATGAATTGAAAAGGTATGAAGCGGAGTACGAGGCTTCTTTGAAGAATGGGAGACACTCCGCTGAAGGTGATGGGAAATTGTCGCAAAACGTTGACATGGAAAAGAAGAATGTGGTAGATGACATTGATGATGACTATGATGACTTTTTTGATTCTAATACACCAAGTTTGGACACTGAAGTTCAGAAAGAATCTCATGAGTCTTTGAATGGGGGAAATAATGATGATATTGCTTCTGAGGAGGATATTGATGGGGAATCTTCCAATAACAAGAAAATCTCTGGTGGTGGAAAAATAAATTCTAGACCTGCAACTATTATAAATgaaaaaactaacaaaaaatCACGCACTGAAACAAAGAGGAAAGGCAAGCGTCGCAGATACTCAG GTTCCTGTGAGATGAAGTTGTTAAACTCAACTTCACTACTTGTAGAACCACTAGAAAGTCGTAAATTTGCAAGGTTTAGCTTACAGTAtgtagagaaagaagagaagccACTGGAATTAGAACAATGGACGCCAAAATTTGCTGGACATCAGAGCTTAGAAGAAAGAGAAAATTCATTTTTGGCACGTGATCAAAACATAAAATGTggttttgttaaaggacctgAAGGTTCACCCAGCACTGGATTTGATATGTCAGAAGATGATGAAAGTTACATTAGCAGATGCCACATTGCGGTGATTTCATGTATATTTGGAAATTCTGATCGCTTGAGGATCCCGGCCACCAAGACG ATCACTCGTTTGTCAAGGAAGAATGTCTGCTTTGTTATGTTTACTGACGAAGTTACAGTAAAGACACTTTCTTCTGAAGGTCATGCGCCTGACAGAATGGGTTTCATTGGCTTTTGGAAGTTAGTGATCGTGAAGAATCTACCCTATGATGATATGCGGCGAGTGGGAAAAATACCAAAGTTATTGGCCCATCGACTTTTTCCATTTGCAAG GTATTCAATTTGGTTGGATAGCAAATTAAGGCTTCAGCTTGATCCTTTACTCATCTTGGAGTACTTCTTGTGGCGAAAGGGTTATGAATTTGCAATATCCAATCACTATGACCGGCATTGTATGTGGGAAGAGGTAGCACAAAACAAGAAATTGAACAAGTATAATCATACGGTTATAGATCAACAATTTGCATTTTACCGCGCTGACGGACTCCAAAGATTCAATGCATCCGATCCAAATAAGCTTCTTCCAAGCA ATGTTCCAGAAGGTTCTTTTATTATTAGGGCCCACACCCCTATGTCAAATTTGTTCAACTGTCTTTGGTTCAATGAAGTTGAGCGATTTACTCCTCGTGATCAGCTAAGTTTTGCATATACTTATCAGAAGCTGAGAAGGATGAATCCCGATAAACCTTTTCATCTTAATATGTTCAAG GACTGTGAAAGGAGACACATGGCCAAGTTATTCCATCATAGGATGGATGAGAAGAGGAATACACATGAAAAAGCAACTGAATAA
- the LOC131643695 gene encoding uncharacterized protein LOC131643695 isoform X1: MECLKFASSTPSPRSGMFGKQLGSSLLTIDSSAQFFCCKADFAAASSSIQLSNTRYSCRSSPSITKVKWTSKSNRSTNHWILHSTAQIDNTITSNEDRSMWEACKQSLSAFNFSEEEKDKILGKAFGFVHSPYWGEDRKKEVPKSETVNATLEYLKSLNLSDDDLSKLLKKFPEVLGCNIEEDLKANIKILKEQWSIEGKSLRSLLLRNPKVLGYNIDCKGDCMAQCTRCWVRF; encoded by the exons ATGGAGTGTCTCAAGTTCGCCTCTTCCACTCCTTCTCCTCGCTCTG GGATGTTTGGGAAACAGTTGGGTTCATCTCTTCTGACTATTGATTCTTCTGCACAGTTCTTCTGTTGCAAG GCTGATTTTGCTGCTGCATCTTCAAGTATTCAATTATCAAATACCAGATATTCTTGCAGATCTTCGCCAAGTATTACGAAGGTTAAATGGACCTCAAAATCAAATAGGTCTACCAACCATTGGATATTACATTCTACAGCACAGATAGACAATACAATCACAAGCAATGAAGATCGAAGTATGTGGGAAGCATGTAAACAATCTCTTTCCGCGTTTAACTTCAGCGAAGAAGAAAAGGACAAGATACTCGGAAAAGCATTTGGTTTTGTTCATTCTCCTTATTGGGGAGAAGATCGTAAGAAGGAAGTTCCCAAATCTGAGACAGTTAATGCAACATTAGAATATCTAAAGAGTTTAAATCTCTCCGACGATGATCTTTCCAAGTTACTCAAAAAATTTCCCGAAGTTCTCGGATGTAATATAGAGGAAGATTTGAAAGCTAATATCAAGATCCTGAAAGAGCAGTGGAGCATTGAAGGAAAATCTCTCAGGAGCCTTCTCCTTCGAAATCCAAAAGTTTTGGGTTATAATATTGATTGTAAAGGCGACTGTATGGCACAGTGCACCAGATGCTGGGTTCGATTCTAG
- the LOC131643695 gene encoding gibberellin-regulated protein 2-like isoform X3: MECLKFASSTPSPRSGMFGKQLGSSLLTIDSSAQFFCCKLEIYTGNQHMVAAAGQIDCNDKCNYRCSKASREKICLRACSDCCRICNCVPPGTAGNRDLCPCYASITTHDGKLKCP; encoded by the exons ATGGAGTGTCTCAAGTTCGCCTCTTCCACTCCTTCTCCTCGCTCTG GGATGTTTGGGAAACAGTTGGGTTCATCTCTTCTGACTATTGATTCTTCTGCACAGTTCTTCTGTTGCAAG TTGGAGATCTATACTGGAAATCAACACATGGTTGCTGCTGCTGGACAGATAG ATTGTAATGATAAGTGCAATTATAGATGCAGCAAAGCTTCAAGGGAAAAGATATGTTTGAGAGCATGCAGTGATTGTTGTAGAATATGCAACTGTGTTCCACCAGGCACAGCTGGGAATAGAGATTTGTGTCCTTGCTATGCATCCATCACCACACATGATGGAAAGCTCAAGTGTCCATAG
- the LOC131643695 gene encoding uncharacterized protein LOC131643695 isoform X2, with product MFGKQLGSSLLTIDSSAQFFCCKADFAAASSSIQLSNTRYSCRSSPSITKVKWTSKSNRSTNHWILHSTAQIDNTITSNEDRSMWEACKQSLSAFNFSEEEKDKILGKAFGFVHSPYWGEDRKKEVPKSETVNATLEYLKSLNLSDDDLSKLLKKFPEVLGCNIEEDLKANIKILKEQWSIEGKSLRSLLLRNPKVLGYNIDCKGDCMAQCTRCWVRF from the exons ATGTTTGGGAAACAGTTGGGTTCATCTCTTCTGACTATTGATTCTTCTGCACAGTTCTTCTGTTGCAAG GCTGATTTTGCTGCTGCATCTTCAAGTATTCAATTATCAAATACCAGATATTCTTGCAGATCTTCGCCAAGTATTACGAAGGTTAAATGGACCTCAAAATCAAATAGGTCTACCAACCATTGGATATTACATTCTACAGCACAGATAGACAATACAATCACAAGCAATGAAGATCGAAGTATGTGGGAAGCATGTAAACAATCTCTTTCCGCGTTTAACTTCAGCGAAGAAGAAAAGGACAAGATACTCGGAAAAGCATTTGGTTTTGTTCATTCTCCTTATTGGGGAGAAGATCGTAAGAAGGAAGTTCCCAAATCTGAGACAGTTAATGCAACATTAGAATATCTAAAGAGTTTAAATCTCTCCGACGATGATCTTTCCAAGTTACTCAAAAAATTTCCCGAAGTTCTCGGATGTAATATAGAGGAAGATTTGAAAGCTAATATCAAGATCCTGAAAGAGCAGTGGAGCATTGAAGGAAAATCTCTCAGGAGCCTTCTCCTTCGAAATCCAAAAGTTTTGGGTTATAATATTGATTGTAAAGGCGACTGTATGGCACAGTGCACCAGATGCTGGGTTCGATTCTAG